Proteins encoded by one window of Sphaerodactylus townsendi isolate TG3544 linkage group LG02, MPM_Stown_v2.3, whole genome shotgun sequence:
- the LOC125426645 gene encoding disintegrin and metalloproteinase domain-containing protein 20-like produces MGLDSAGGGLLWLMLAWGLFLSQAACQAPLQDFRFVSYEVIIPKRMGLRRGLVPQDLTYLLEMEGKSFLVHLRQKRGLIPKHFPVFTYSKEGDLQVDYPFVRTDCFYHGFVQGRPSSWVALSSCSGGLRGLLEVESKIYEIEPVPASATFQHVVYHWEEKESALGMMCGLVEEGQTHQISVIQNTENGVAKISPGGVWWSRTRCAKVAVVVDHERYVQFGRNETVVVMQVLDAIHMTDSLYKALGVNVAMVGLEIWSQNNLIEIAGSLDELLDIFNIWRKMTLVQHLRHDVGHLFVYKHFGVKLGLSFVGTVCDPIWASAVEAFVTSSLFSFSVTFAHQLGHNLGMQHDGRYCTCDQRSCIMTTSQSITTKFSNCSYKSFSSLLNSGKKQCLLIPLEHEKLYELKNCGNKVVESGEQCDCGSPLHCKSDACCQPNCMLHSGATCAVGTCCANCQFLPAGTVCRERTSICDLPEYCTGISEWCPEDVYVQDGAPCHDDAFCYQGECSTHNKVCKRIFGKQATVAPLGCFREVNTQADRFGNCGIVRSNVYKKCDNSNILCGKIQCVNINEVPNLNDHSSVIQTHLDSNLCWGTAYHSGTADIGAVKDGTSCGNGMICLNRECIKVTVLNYDCNQTKCHNRGACNSLKNCHCNYGWAPPYCLIEGYGGSIDSGPPPPNSGNVGMISAVIILSVCAANVLGTGIL; encoded by the coding sequence ATGGGGTTGGACAGCGCCGGTGGAGGCCTCCTGTGGCTCATGCTGGCTTGGGGACTCTTCCTGAGCCAGGCAGCTTGTCAGGCGCCTCTTCAGGACTTCCGGTTCGTCTCCTATGAAGTGATCATCCCAAAGAGGATGGGACTGAGGCGGGGGCTGGTACCCCAAGACCTGACCTACCTGCTGGAGATGGAGGGGAAGAGCTTCCTGGTGCATCTCAGGCAGAAGAGGGGTTTAATCCCTAAACACTTCCCAGTTTTCACCTACAGCAAGGAGGGGGACCTCCAGGTGGATTATCCCTTTGTCAGGACTGACTGTTTCTACCACGGTTTTGTACAAGGCAGGCCTTCCTCATGGGTCGCTCTCAGCTCTTGCTCAGGGGGACTCAGGGGTCTCCTGGAGGTGGAAAGTAAGATCTATGAGATCGAACCTGTTCCAGCATCTGCTACCTTTCAGCATGTGGTGTAtcactgggaagaaaaggagaGTGCTTTGGGCATGATGTGTGGACTAGTGGAAGAAGGGCAAACTCACCAAATATCTGTGATCCAAAATACAGAGAATGGAGTAGCAAAAATCTCTCCAGGAGGAGTCTGGTGGTCACGTACCAGGTGTGCAAAAGTTGCAGTTGTGGTAGATCACGAACGATATGTGCAGTTTGGCAGAAATGAAACTGTTGTTGTTATGCAGGTGCTAGATGCCATTCATATGACCGATTCATTATATAAGGCACTTGGAGTTAATGTGGCCATGGTTGGACTGGAGATTTGGTCTCAAAATAACCTCATAGAAATTGCTGGAAGTTTAGATGAATTGCTTGATATTTTCAATATTTGGAGGAAAATGACACTAGTTCAACATCTAAGGCATGATGTTGGCCACTTATTTGTATATAAGCATTTTGGAGTTAAACTGGGATTATCATTTGTAGGAACAGTGTGTGATCCCATTTGGGCATCTGCTGTTGAGGCATTTGTTACTTCTAGTTTGTTCTCATTCTCTGTAACATTTGCTCATCAATTGGGCCATAACCTTGGCATGCAACACGATGGGAGATACTGTACTTGTGATCAGCGTTCTTGCATTATGACTACATCACAGAGCATCACAACTAAGTTTAGCAATTGTAGTTACAAAAGCTTTTCTAGTCTGCTAAACAGTGGAAAGAAACAATGTCTGCTAATTCCATTGGAACATGAGAAACTCTATGAACTCAAAAACTGTGGCAACAAGGTGGTAGAGAGTGGAGAACAATGTGACTGTGGCTCACCACTTCATTGTAAATCAGATGCATGTTGCCAACCCAATTGCATGTTGCATTCAGGAGCAACTTGTGCTGTTGGAACATGCTGTGCGAACTGTCAGTTTCTTCCAGCCGGAACAGTTTGTAGGGAAAGGACTAGCATCTGTGATCTTCCTGAATACTGCACTGGAATTTCTGAGTGGTGTCCTGAAGATGTTTATGTACAGGATGGTGCCCCATGCCATGATGATGCCTTCTGCTATCAGGGGGAATGCTCTACGCACAACAAAGTGTGCAAAAGGATCTTTGGCAAACAAGCAACAGTTGCCCCATTAGGTTGCTTCAGAGAAGTAAATACTCAAGCTGACCGCTTTGGCAATTGTGGAATTGTTCGTTCTAATGTTTATAAAAAATGTGACAATAGTAATATTTTGTGTGGCAAAATTCAGTGTGTTAACATTAATGAAGTTCCTAATTTAAATGATCATAGCAGTGTAATTCAGACTCATCTGGATTCAAACTTGTGCTGGGGTACAGCTTACCACAGTGGCACAGCTGATATTGGAGCAGTGAAAGATGGCACATCCTGTGGCAATGGCATGATATGTCTTAATAGGGAATGTATCAAGGTGACCGTCCTGAACTATGATTGTAATCAAACAAAATGCCACAACAGGGGAGCATGTAACTCTCTAAAGAACTGTCATTGTAACTATGGCTGGGCCCCTCCATATTGTCTAATTGAAGGTTATGGTGGCAGCATTGACAGTGGACCCCCTCCACCCAACAGTGGCAATGTAGGAATGATAAGTGCTGTAATAATACTATCAGTTTGTGCTGCTAATGTTCTTGGTACTGGTATCTTATAA
- the MED6 gene encoding mediator of RNA polymerase II transcription subunit 6, which produces MAAVDIRDNLLGISWVDSSWIPILNSGSVLDYFSERSNPFYDRTCNNEMVKMQRVTLDHLNQMVGIEYILLHAQEPILFIIRKQQRQSPTQVIPLADYYIIAGVIYQAPDLGSVVNSRVLTAVHGIQSAFEEALSYCRYHPSKGYWWHFKDQEERDKAKPKAKKKEEPSSIFQKQRVDALLLDLRQKFPPKFVQQKPGEKPIPVDQIKKEPEPAPEAVKQEEKEAAKITQQSTSTKGPPEKRMRLQ; this is translated from the exons ATGGCGGCGGTGGATATACGAG ATAATCTTCTGGGAATTTCCTGGGTTGATAGCTCCTGGATTCCGATATTAAACAGTGGAAGTGTATTGGACTACTTCTCAGAACGTAGTAACCCATTTTATGATAGAACGTGCAACAATGAAATGGTGAAAATGCAACGGGTCACCTTGGACCACTTGAA ccaaATGGTTGGTATAGAATATATCCTTCTCCATGCTCAAGAGCCTATTTTGTTCATCATTCGTAAGCAGCAAAGACAGTCCCCAACTCAAG TTATTCCATTGGCTGATTATTACATAATTGCTGGAGTGATTTATCAGGCACCTGACTTGGGGTCAGTTGTAAACTCTAGAGTG CTCACTGCAGTACATGGAATCCAGTCAGCTTTTGAGGAAGCCTTGTCCTACTGCCGCTATCACCCATCCAAAGGCTATTGGTGGCATTTCAAAGATCAAGAAGAGCGAG ataaAGCCAAACCCAAAGCCAAGAAGAAGGAAGAACCAAGCTCTATTTTCCAGAAGCAACGTGTGGATGCATTACTTCTTGATCTAAGACAAAAGTTCCCTCCTAAATTTGTGCAG caaaAGCCTGGAGAAAAACCCATCCCAG TGGACCAGATCAAAAAAGAGCCTGAGCCAGCCCCTGAAGCTGTCAagcaagaggagaaagaggctgccaagatcactcagcagagcacaagcacCAAAGGCCCGCCGGAGAAAAGGATGAGATTGCAATGA